The Streptomyces sp. Je 1-332 genome has a window encoding:
- a CDS encoding MGMT family protein, with protein MSEESGPEHGLPEYPEYAERVLEVAELIPPGRVMTYGDVAEWLEEGGPRQVGRVMALYGGAVPWWRVVRSDGVLLPGHELRAIGHYRAEGTPLREASRAAQGHVPRLDMRRARWDGTAAVHDAAGGGGADRPQAPEAHI; from the coding sequence ATGAGCGAGGAGAGCGGACCGGAGCATGGGCTTCCGGAGTACCCGGAGTACGCGGAGCGGGTCCTCGAGGTCGCGGAGCTGATCCCTCCGGGGCGGGTGATGACGTACGGGGACGTCGCGGAGTGGCTGGAGGAGGGCGGACCCCGGCAGGTCGGCAGGGTGATGGCGCTCTACGGGGGCGCGGTTCCGTGGTGGCGAGTGGTCCGCTCGGACGGCGTGCTCCTGCCCGGACACGAACTGCGTGCGATCGGCCACTACCGCGCGGAGGGCACCCCGCTGCGTGAGGCGAGCCGCGCGGCCCAGGGCCACGTGCCGCGCCTCGACATGCGGCGGGCGCGGTGGGACGGCACGGCAGCGGTCCACGACGCGGCGGGAGGCGGCGGCGCCGACCGCCCGCAGGCTCCGGAGGCTCACATCTGA
- a CDS encoding alpha/beta hydrolase produces MPRFVRSAALAAAGVLVAGLAVGCGGSDESGGKDDAKPAPTGPEQSPKPDPSSTLPASLTTQKLDWGGCKASGTEPAPGSEWQCSTLKVPLDYAKPDGETIDVALIRARSTGEGKRIGSLLFNFGGPGGSGVSMLPSFADMYGTLRERYDLVSFDPRGVAGSEGVRCRSDKETQAAESVDLTPDTPAEEAAYFKDAADFGAGCARDAGKLLGHVSTGEAARDMDVMRQALGDEKLHYMGISYGTELGGTYAHLFPKKVGRLTLDAVVDPSADSVGHAKNQARGFQRALENYLKSSGQDPKDGSQKIVRLLKRLDAKPLPGTGDRKLTQSLALTGITVTLYSKQSWPALTRGLEQAEKGDGSALLQMADAYNERDESGRYSTQSHSQRSISCRDGKARTTPAEAKRQLGEFREISPVFGEFMGWDTAGWCHDWPVAGLHDSPEVSAPDSAPILVVGNTGDPATPYEGARKMADELGKGVGTMLTWKGEGHGAYGMGSDCVDDTVDDYLLNGKPPKDGKVCET; encoded by the coding sequence ATGCCGCGTTTCGTACGGTCAGCAGCTCTGGCCGCCGCAGGGGTTCTGGTGGCGGGGCTCGCCGTCGGCTGCGGTGGCTCCGACGAGAGTGGGGGCAAGGACGACGCGAAGCCCGCGCCGACCGGCCCCGAGCAGTCACCGAAGCCCGACCCCTCCTCCACCCTGCCCGCCTCGCTCACCACGCAGAAGCTCGACTGGGGCGGCTGCAAGGCGAGCGGCACAGAGCCCGCGCCCGGCTCCGAGTGGCAGTGCTCGACCCTCAAGGTCCCCTTGGACTACGCGAAGCCGGACGGCGAGACGATCGACGTCGCCCTGATCCGCGCCCGGTCCACCGGCGAGGGCAAGCGCATCGGCTCGCTCCTGTTCAACTTCGGCGGCCCCGGCGGCTCCGGCGTCTCCATGCTGCCGTCGTTCGCGGACATGTACGGCACGCTGCGCGAGCGGTACGACCTGGTGAGCTTCGACCCGCGCGGGGTGGCGGGAAGCGAGGGCGTGCGCTGTCGCAGCGACAAGGAGACCCAGGCCGCGGAGTCCGTCGACCTCACCCCGGACACCCCGGCCGAGGAAGCGGCGTACTTCAAGGACGCCGCGGACTTCGGCGCGGGCTGCGCGCGCGACGCGGGCAAGCTCCTCGGCCATGTCTCGACGGGCGAGGCCGCCCGGGACATGGATGTGATGCGCCAGGCCCTCGGCGACGAGAAGCTGCACTACATGGGCATCTCGTACGGCACCGAACTGGGCGGCACGTACGCCCACTTGTTCCCCAAGAAGGTGGGGCGTCTGACCCTGGACGCCGTCGTCGACCCGAGCGCGGACTCGGTGGGCCATGCCAAGAACCAGGCGCGGGGCTTCCAGCGCGCCCTGGAGAACTATCTGAAGTCCTCGGGCCAGGACCCGAAGGACGGATCGCAGAAGATAGTGCGCCTCCTGAAGCGCCTCGACGCCAAGCCACTGCCCGGGACGGGCGATCGCAAGCTCACCCAGTCCCTGGCGCTCACCGGCATCACGGTCACGCTGTACAGCAAGCAGAGCTGGCCCGCCCTGACCCGCGGCCTCGAACAGGCCGAGAAGGGCGACGGTTCGGCCCTGCTGCAGATGGCCGACGCCTACAACGAGCGGGACGAGTCCGGGCGTTACAGCACGCAGAGCCACTCGCAGCGTTCGATCTCCTGCCGCGACGGCAAGGCGCGGACGACGCCCGCCGAGGCGAAGCGACAGCTGGGCGAGTTCCGTGAGATATCGCCGGTCTTCGGCGAGTTCATGGGCTGGGACACGGCGGGCTGGTGCCACGACTGGCCGGTGGCCGGGCTGCACGACTCCCCCGAGGTCAGCGCCCCCGACTCGGCGCCGATCCTGGTGGTCGGCAACACCGGTGACCCGGCGACGCCCTACGAGGGTGCGCGGAAGATGGCCGACGAACTCGGCAAGGGCGTCGGCACCATGCTGACCTGGAAGGGCGAGGGCCACGGCGCGTACGGCATGGGCAGCGACTGCGTGGACGACACGGTCGACGACTACTTGCTGAACGGAAAGCCCCCGAAGGACGGCAAGGTCTGCGAGACGTAG
- a CDS encoding ATP-dependent DNA helicase encodes MRTPPVRVDPPRLDARQRAVVDHPGGPLLVLAGPGTGKTTTLVESVAARVAKGTEPERVLVLTFSRKAAVELRDRMALRMGAANAPQATTFHSFCYALIRAHQDADLFVEPLRLLSGPEQDVAVRELLAGQIDLAGEGRSHVRWPDELRACLTTRGFADEVRAVLARSRELGLGPDALDAFARRAGRPDWGAAAAFLAEYLDVLDMQGVLDYAELVHRAVLLARRPEVARALGAQYDAVFVDEYQDTDPAQVRLLHALAGGGRSLVAFGDPDQSIYTFRGADVNGILEFPDRFPRADGTAAPVEVLTTSRRSGSGLLAATRLLTRRMPLTRLPAEKVRAHRELAAVRDGGHVETYTYPTSGAELDNIADILRRAHLEDGVPWGEMAVLVRAGAHTIPAVRRSLTAAGVPLDIDGDDIALRHEPAVTPLLTALRAVATAVVTQPPPTGAWLDTETALTLLTSPLAGMDAADLRRLGRALRAEERAAGNHLPPPSDDLLARALAEPERLVAHDPAYARGAQRLGALLSKARGCLAGGGTAEEALWELWDGTPWPRRLERTARRGGAAGRNADRDLDAVCALFAYASRAEERTGGRGALNFLEETEAQDIAADTLMRRAVRPDAVRLMTAHRSKGLEWRLVVVAGVQEGLWPDLRRRGSLLEADRIGSDGLAEPLTPGALLSEERRLFYVAATRARERLVVTAVKAPADDGDQPSRFLTELGVEPKDITGRPRRPLSVSALVAELRSTTVDPRVSEPLREAAAHRLARLAALSDADGRPLVPSAHPYRWWGMYEPTASEVPLRDRDKPVVLSGSALDQLANTCSLQWFLGREVKADAPATAAQGFGNVVHVLADEVASGRTPADLAVLMERLDSVWDALAFDAPWKSAQEKEHARVALERFLQWHVMDRAARTPVSSEHDFDVTLEAGPYEVRVRGSMDRVEQDAHGRAYVVDFKTGKQTPTAAEVARHPQLAVYQLALREGAVDDAFEGVRPEAGGAELVQLRQGAAKKDGGEALPKVQAQEPLSGEWVGDLLATAAGKVLDERFTPTTGQHCTHCAFRASCSAKPEGRQVVE; translated from the coding sequence GTGCGTACCCCGCCGGTCCGCGTGGACCCCCCTCGTCTTGACGCACGGCAGCGTGCGGTGGTTGACCACCCCGGAGGACCGCTGCTCGTCCTCGCGGGGCCCGGCACCGGCAAGACGACGACGCTCGTGGAATCCGTCGCCGCGCGCGTGGCCAAGGGCACGGAGCCGGAGCGGGTCCTGGTCCTCACCTTCAGCCGCAAGGCCGCGGTGGAACTGCGCGACCGCATGGCGCTGCGCATGGGAGCGGCCAACGCCCCGCAGGCGACGACCTTCCACTCCTTCTGTTACGCCCTCATCCGCGCCCACCAGGACGCGGACCTGTTCGTCGAGCCCCTCCGCCTCCTGTCGGGTCCCGAGCAGGACGTGGCCGTACGGGAGCTGCTCGCGGGCCAGATCGACCTGGCGGGCGAGGGGCGCTCCCACGTCCGCTGGCCGGACGAGCTGCGCGCCTGCCTGACCACGCGTGGCTTCGCGGACGAGGTGCGCGCGGTGCTCGCCCGGAGCCGTGAACTGGGCCTCGGCCCCGACGCCCTGGACGCCTTCGCCCGCCGCGCGGGCCGCCCGGACTGGGGCGCGGCGGCGGCGTTCCTCGCCGAGTACCTGGACGTACTCGACATGCAAGGAGTGCTCGACTACGCCGAACTGGTGCACCGCGCGGTGCTGCTCGCCCGGCGTCCCGAGGTCGCACGGGCCCTCGGGGCGCAGTACGACGCGGTGTTCGTGGACGAGTACCAGGACACGGACCCGGCGCAAGTACGGCTACTGCACGCGCTGGCGGGCGGCGGACGCTCCCTCGTCGCGTTCGGCGATCCGGACCAGTCGATCTACACCTTCCGGGGCGCCGACGTGAACGGCATCCTGGAGTTCCCCGACCGCTTCCCGCGCGCGGACGGCACCGCGGCGCCGGTCGAGGTCCTGACCACGTCCCGCAGGTCCGGCTCGGGTCTTCTCGCCGCCACGCGCCTGCTCACCCGCCGTATGCCGCTGACCAGGCTGCCCGCCGAGAAGGTACGGGCCCACCGGGAGCTGGCCGCGGTCAGGGACGGCGGCCACGTGGAGACCTACACGTACCCGACGTCCGGCGCCGAGCTCGACAACATCGCGGACATCCTGCGCCGCGCGCACCTGGAGGACGGCGTCCCCTGGGGCGAGATGGCGGTCCTGGTCCGCGCGGGAGCCCACACGATCCCCGCGGTCCGCCGCAGCCTCACCGCGGCCGGCGTCCCCCTGGACATCGACGGCGACGACATCGCCCTGCGCCACGAACCGGCGGTCACGCCCTTGCTGACGGCGCTGCGGGCGGTGGCGACGGCGGTGGTGACCCAGCCGCCGCCAACTGGGGCCTGGCTCGACACCGAGACCGCCCTGACCCTCCTGACGTCCCCCCTCGCCGGCATGGACGCCGCTGATCTCCGGCGTCTCGGGCGGGCCCTCCGTGCGGAGGAGCGTGCCGCTGGGAACCACCTCCCGCCGCCCTCCGACGACCTCCTTGCGCGCGCCCTCGCCGAACCGGAGCGGCTCGTCGCGCACGACCCCGCGTACGCGCGTGGCGCCCAGCGGCTCGGCGCGCTGCTGAGCAAGGCCCGTGGGTGTCTCGCGGGCGGTGGCACCGCCGAGGAGGCGCTCTGGGAGCTGTGGGACGGCACACCGTGGCCGCGCCGCCTGGAGCGGACCGCGCGACGCGGAGGCGCCGCGGGGCGCAACGCCGACCGCGATCTCGACGCCGTCTGCGCCCTGTTCGCGTACGCCTCCCGTGCGGAGGAGCGCACCGGAGGGCGCGGCGCCCTCAACTTCCTGGAGGAGACCGAGGCGCAGGACATCGCCGCGGACACCCTTATGCGCAGGGCGGTACGCCCCGACGCCGTACGCCTGATGACGGCGCACCGTTCCAAGGGCCTGGAGTGGCGGCTCGTGGTGGTCGCCGGTGTCCAGGAGGGCCTCTGGCCCGACCTGCGCCGCCGCGGCTCCCTCCTGGAGGCCGACCGCATCGGAAGTGACGGCCTCGCCGAGCCCCTCACTCCCGGAGCGCTCCTCTCCGAAGAGCGCCGGTTGTTCTACGTGGCCGCCACGCGCGCGCGTGAACGCCTCGTCGTCACCGCCGTCAAGGCGCCCGCGGACGACGGAGACCAGCCGTCCCGCTTCCTCACCGAACTCGGCGTCGAACCCAAGGACATAACGGGCCGCCCGCGCCGCCCCCTGTCCGTCTCCGCGCTCGTCGCCGAGCTGCGCTCCACCACCGTCGACCCCCGGGTCTCGGAGCCGCTGCGCGAGGCAGCCGCACACCGCCTGGCCCGGCTCGCCGCGCTGAGCGACGCCGACGGGCGCCCGCTCGTGCCGTCCGCGCACCCGTACCGCTGGTGGGGCATGTACGAGCCGACGGCGAGCGAAGTCCCCCTGAGGGACCGCGACAAGCCCGTCGTCCTCTCCGGAAGCGCCCTGGACCAGCTCGCCAACACCTGCTCCCTACAGTGGTTCCTCGGCCGCGAGGTGAAGGCGGACGCCCCCGCCACCGCGGCGCAGGGCTTCGGCAACGTGGTGCACGTCCTGGCCGACGAGGTCGCGTCCGGCAGGACACCCGCCGATCTGGCCGTCCTTATGGAGCGCCTCGACTCGGTCTGGGACGCGCTGGCCTTCGACGCTCCTTGGAAGTCGGCTCAGGAGAAGGAGCACGCGCGCGTGGCGCTCGAGCGCTTCCTCCAGTGGCATGTGATGGACCGCGCTGCCCGCACGCCCGTCAGCAGCGAGCACGACTTCGACGTGACCCTCGAAGCGGGCCCCTATGAAGTACGCGTACGCGGATCCATGGACCGCGTCGAGCAGGACGCGCACGGGCGTGCCTACGTAGTGGACTTCAAGACCGGCAAACAGACCCCCACCGCCGCCGAAGTGGCCCGCCACCCGCAGCTCGCCGTCTACCAACTCGCCCTGCGCGAAGGCGCGGTCGACGACGCCTTCGAAGGCGTGCGCCCAGAGGCGGGCGGCGCGGAACTGGTGCAGCTGCGCCAGGGCGCCGCCAAGAAGGACGGCGGCGAAGCCCTCCCCAAGGTGCAGGCCCAGGAGCCGCTCTCCGGGGAGTGGGTGGGCGACCTCCTCGCCACCGCGGCGGGCAAGGTCCTCGACGAACGCTTCACGCCCACCACCGGCCAGCACTGCACGCACTGCGCCTTCCGGGCCTCGTGCAGCGCCAAGCCGGAGGGCAGGCAGGTCGTGGAGTGA
- the moeZ gene encoding adenylyltransferase/sulfurtransferase MoeZ, which translates to MSLPPLVEPASELTVDEVRRYSRHLIIPDVGMDGQKRLKNAKVLCVGAGGLGSPALMYLAAAGVGTLGIVEFDEVDESNLQRQIIHSQADIGRSKAASAKDSVLGINPYVNVILHEERLEAENVMDIFSQYDLIVDGTDNFATRYLVNDACVLLNKPYVWGSIYRFDGQASVFWSEHGPCYRCLYPEPPPPGMVPSCAEGGVLGVLCASIGSIQVTEAIKVLAGVGDPLVGRLMIYDALEMQYRQVKVRKDPDCAVCGPNATVTELIDYEAFCGVVSDEAQEAALGATITPKQLKEWIDADEKIEIIDVREQNEYEIVSIPGAKLIPKNEFLMGTALESLPQDKKIVLHCKTGVRSAEVLAVLKSAGFSDAVHVGGGVIGWVNQIEPEKPVY; encoded by the coding sequence GTGTCGCTGCCACCCCTGGTCGAGCCAGCATCTGAGCTCACCGTCGACGAGGTTCGCAGGTACTCCCGCCACCTGATCATCCCCGACGTCGGGATGGACGGGCAGAAGCGGCTGAAGAACGCCAAGGTGCTGTGTGTCGGCGCCGGCGGCCTCGGGTCGCCGGCGCTGATGTACCTCGCCGCGGCGGGCGTCGGCACGCTCGGCATCGTGGAGTTCGACGAGGTCGACGAGTCGAACCTGCAGCGCCAGATCATCCACAGCCAGGCCGACATCGGCCGTTCCAAGGCGGCGTCGGCGAAGGACTCCGTCCTCGGCATCAACCCGTACGTGAACGTGATCCTCCACGAAGAGCGGCTCGAGGCCGAGAACGTGATGGACATCTTCAGCCAGTACGACCTGATCGTCGACGGCACGGACAACTTCGCCACGCGTTACCTGGTCAACGACGCCTGCGTGCTGCTCAACAAGCCGTACGTCTGGGGTTCGATCTACCGCTTCGACGGCCAGGCGTCCGTCTTCTGGAGCGAGCACGGCCCGTGCTACCGCTGCCTCTACCCCGAGCCCCCGCCCCCCGGCATGGTCCCGTCCTGCGCCGAGGGCGGCGTGCTCGGCGTGCTCTGCGCGTCGATCGGGTCCATCCAGGTCACCGAGGCGATCAAGGTCCTGGCCGGCGTGGGCGACCCGCTGGTCGGCCGCCTGATGATCTACGACGCCCTGGAGATGCAGTACCGCCAGGTCAAGGTCCGCAAGGACCCCGACTGCGCGGTCTGCGGCCCGAACGCCACCGTCACCGAGCTCATCGACTACGAGGCCTTCTGCGGCGTCGTGTCGGACGAGGCCCAGGAGGCGGCGCTCGGCGCGACGATCACTCCCAAGCAGCTCAAGGAGTGGATCGACGCGGACGAGAAGATCGAGATCATCGACGTGCGCGAGCAGAACGAGTACGAGATCGTCTCGATCCCCGGCGCCAAGCTGATCCCCAAGAACGAGTTCCTCATGGGCACCGCCCTGGAGAGCCTTCCGCAGGACAAGAAGATCGTCTTGCACTGCAAGACGGGTGTCCGGTCCGCGGAGGTCCTCGCCGTGCTGAAGTCCGCGGGCTTCAGCGACGCGGTGCACGTGGGCGGCGGCGTGATCGGCTGGGTCAACCAGATCGAGCCCGAGAAGCCGGTCTACTAG
- a CDS encoding alpha/beta hydrolase — translation MPNLKARAAATVVLLSTTLAACGGDGSKDSKAEDVSAQKLSWKDCPAPAASEGGGEAPSPLPGGAKWQCATMKAPLDWDKPKGDTIDIALIRAASSGGKDRRIGSLVFNFGGPGGSGVTTLPAFGEDYAKLRTRYDLVSFDPRGVGRSAGVRCEDDKQLDTYFQQDSTPDDGAERTKLVDNVKGFNGACEKNSGEVLPHVRTTDAARDMDLMRQVLGDDKLHYFGISYGTELGGVYAHLFPKRVGRAVFDAVVDPTETAEEGSLGQAEGFQRALDNYAKDCTSKVEDCPVGDTEKDVKDRIAKLLEDLDAKPLPAIAPRKLTQTAATNGIAQALYSADFWPYLTEGLDEAYDGDGKILMTLSDAMNGRNQDGTYSNIQAANISINCADDKARYTPEYVEQKLPAFREASPLFGDYLAWGMVGCTDWAVDGAAEHPDVSAQAAPPIVVIGNTGDPATPYEGAKKMADALGEDVGVELTYKGQGHGAYDSKNKCVRNAVDGYLLDGTVPKEGTVCS, via the coding sequence ATGCCCAACCTCAAGGCACGTGCCGCCGCCACCGTCGTCCTGCTGTCCACGACCCTCGCGGCCTGCGGCGGTGACGGCTCGAAGGACTCCAAGGCAGAGGATGTGTCGGCCCAGAAGCTCAGCTGGAAGGACTGCCCCGCGCCCGCCGCCTCCGAAGGCGGAGGTGAGGCACCCTCTCCGCTGCCCGGCGGCGCCAAGTGGCAGTGCGCCACCATGAAGGCGCCCCTCGACTGGGACAAGCCCAAGGGGGACACGATCGACATCGCCCTGATCCGCGCCGCGTCGAGCGGCGGCAAGGACCGCAGGATCGGGTCGCTCGTCTTCAACTTCGGCGGCCCGGGCGGCTCGGGCGTCACCACTCTGCCCGCCTTCGGAGAGGACTACGCCAAACTGCGCACCCGTTATGACCTGGTGAGCTTCGACCCGCGCGGGGTCGGCCGCAGCGCGGGCGTGCGGTGCGAGGACGACAAACAGCTGGACACGTACTTCCAGCAGGACTCCACGCCCGACGACGGCGCCGAGCGCACGAAGCTCGTCGACAACGTGAAGGGCTTCAACGGAGCCTGCGAGAAGAACTCCGGAGAGGTGCTCCCCCACGTGCGCACCACCGACGCGGCCCGCGACATGGACCTGATGCGCCAGGTGCTCGGTGACGACAAGCTGCACTACTTCGGCATCTCGTACGGCACCGAACTCGGCGGCGTCTACGCGCACTTGTTCCCCAAGAGGGTGGGCCGTGCCGTATTCGACGCGGTCGTCGACCCCACCGAGACCGCGGAGGAGGGATCGCTCGGCCAGGCCGAGGGCTTCCAGCGCGCGCTGGACAACTACGCCAAGGACTGCACGTCGAAGGTCGAGGACTGCCCCGTCGGCGACACCGAGAAGGACGTCAAGGACAGGATCGCGAAGCTCCTCGAGGACCTGGACGCCAAGCCGCTGCCCGCCATCGCGCCGCGGAAGCTGACGCAGACCGCCGCCACGAACGGCATCGCGCAGGCGCTGTACTCCGCGGACTTCTGGCCGTATCTCACGGAGGGCCTCGACGAGGCGTACGACGGCGACGGCAAGATCCTCATGACGCTCTCCGATGCCATGAACGGCCGCAACCAGGACGGGACGTACAGCAACATCCAGGCGGCCAACATCTCCATCAACTGCGCGGACGACAAGGCGCGCTACACGCCGGAGTACGTGGAGCAGAAGCTCCCCGCGTTCCGTGAGGCGTCGCCGCTGTTCGGCGACTACCTGGCGTGGGGCATGGTCGGCTGCACCGACTGGGCGGTGGACGGCGCCGCCGAGCACCCGGACGTCAGCGCGCAGGCGGCGCCCCCCATCGTCGTCATCGGCAACACGGGCGACCCGGCCACGCCGTACGAGGGCGCGAAGAAGATGGCGGACGCGCTGGGCGAGGACGTGGGCGTCGAGCTGACGTACAAGGGCCAGGGGCACGGGGCGTACGACAGCAAGAACAAGTGCGTGCGGAACGCGGTGGACGGCTATCTGCTGGACGGCACCGTGCCGAAGGAGGGCACGGTCTGCTCGTGA
- a CDS encoding lysylphosphatidylglycerol synthase transmembrane domain-containing protein produces MIRDQEEATEQQDVHPDETAGTPAAEAHPDTGGHSLTKHEKHEKHEKSGRDEDARPAAEQGAHAAFVPGNAAGSDGRGPEGSDGSEDCVDDCDSEAHSDRVAGDEPLLAARVHRPSDLMRLLVGILGIVVVLAIAAFAHGTTSGLAQDIDKGTEQAPDLLIKFAGLTASIGVLLVPVAFAIERLVKRDGLRIADGVLAAVLAHGVTLATDLWVAKAAPDSIQEALTRPSPGDLHALTDPVHGYLAPVIAYMTAVGMSRRPRWRVVLWVVLLLDAFTMLVTGYTTPFSIILTVLLGWSVAYGTLYAVGSPNVRPTGQTLLAGLRHVGFRPVSAAREESPDSEHGDRGRRYFVTLEDGPPLDVTVIDREQQAQGFFYRVWRRLTLRGITQRRSLQSLRQALEQEALLAYAAIAAGANAPKLIATSELGPDAVILVYEHTGGRTLDSLPDDAITDELLCDTWRQVQALQSRRIAHRRLAGDAILVDRSGTVILTDLRGGEIAAGDLVLRMDIAQLLTAFGLRVGAERAVATAVEVLGPDTVADCLPLLQPIALTRSTRGTLRKLARERSQREREAVLDASRKDKLARAAEADADAAAEALETAQGGAKGPDRKAVRAEKQAEKQAIDVALDQAREEDLLTQIRHQVLLIRPQAPVEPAQLERIRPRTLISFIAGAIGAYFLLSQLTHVDFNTIIGEAEWGWVAVAVACSALSYFAAAMSLLGFVPERVPFLRAVQAQVAGSFVKIVAPAAVGGVALNTRFLQRSGVRSGLAVASVGASQLFGLGSHIMLLMIFGYVTGTEKTPSLSPSRTVIAGLLSVAVLVLVVTAIPFLRKFVVTRVRSLFAGVVPRMLDVLQRPQKLLTGIGGMLLLTLMFVLCLDASVRAFSTTEMTPLTLASVAVVFLAGNALGSAAPTPGGIGAVEATLTLGLVAVGVPKDVAAPAVLLFRLLTLWLPVLPGWLFFNHLTRKGLL; encoded by the coding sequence GTGATACGAGATCAAGAAGAGGCGACGGAGCAGCAGGATGTGCACCCCGATGAGACGGCGGGCACCCCTGCGGCCGAGGCGCACCCGGACACCGGTGGGCACTCCCTGACGAAGCACGAGAAGCACGAGAAGCACGAGAAGTCCGGCAGAGACGAGGACGCTCGGCCGGCAGCCGAGCAGGGCGCCCACGCCGCCTTCGTTCCCGGGAACGCCGCGGGCTCCGACGGCCGCGGCCCCGAGGGCTCCGACGGCTCCGAGGACTGCGTCGACGACTGCGACAGCGAGGCGCACTCCGACCGCGTCGCCGGCGACGAACCGCTGCTCGCCGCGCGCGTGCACCGCCCTTCGGACCTGATGCGGCTGCTCGTCGGCATCCTCGGGATCGTCGTCGTCCTCGCCATCGCCGCCTTCGCGCACGGCACGACGTCAGGACTCGCCCAGGACATCGACAAGGGCACGGAACAGGCCCCCGACCTCCTGATCAAGTTCGCGGGCCTCACCGCGAGCATCGGCGTCCTGCTCGTGCCCGTCGCGTTCGCGATCGAGCGGCTGGTCAAACGGGACGGCCTGCGCATCGCGGACGGCGTCCTCGCGGCCGTCCTGGCGCACGGCGTCACGCTGGCCACCGACCTGTGGGTCGCCAAGGCCGCGCCGGACTCCATCCAGGAAGCGCTGACCCGGCCGTCGCCCGGCGATCTGCACGCGCTCACCGACCCCGTGCACGGCTATCTCGCGCCCGTCATCGCGTACATGACAGCAGTGGGGATGTCCCGGCGGCCACGCTGGCGGGTGGTCCTGTGGGTGGTGCTCCTGCTCGACGCCTTCACCATGCTGGTCACCGGCTACACGACGCCGTTCTCGATCATCCTCACCGTCCTGCTCGGCTGGAGCGTGGCCTACGGCACGCTGTACGCGGTCGGCTCGCCGAACGTCAGACCCACCGGCCAGACGCTCCTCGCCGGTCTGCGGCACGTCGGCTTCCGCCCGGTGAGCGCGGCCCGCGAGGAGTCCCCCGACAGCGAGCACGGCGACCGGGGCCGCCGCTATTTCGTCACCCTGGAGGACGGCCCGCCCCTGGACGTCACGGTCATCGACCGCGAACAGCAGGCGCAGGGCTTCTTCTACCGCGTGTGGCGCAGGCTGACGCTGCGCGGCATCACCCAGCGCCGCAGCCTGCAGTCACTGCGCCAGGCCCTGGAGCAGGAGGCCCTCCTGGCGTACGCGGCGATCGCGGCCGGGGCCAACGCGCCCAAGCTGATCGCCACCTCCGAGCTCGGCCCCGACGCGGTGATCCTCGTCTACGAGCACACGGGCGGCCGCACCCTGGACTCCCTGCCGGACGACGCCATCACCGACGAGCTGTTGTGCGACACCTGGCGGCAGGTGCAGGCGCTCCAGTCACGGCGGATCGCGCACCGCAGGCTCGCGGGCGACGCGATTTTGGTGGATCGTTCCGGCACGGTGATCCTGACCGACCTGCGAGGCGGTGAGATCGCCGCGGGCGACCTGGTCCTGCGGATGGACATCGCCCAGCTCCTGACCGCCTTCGGTCTTCGCGTGGGCGCCGAGCGCGCCGTCGCGACCGCGGTGGAAGTGCTCGGCCCCGACACGGTCGCCGACTGTCTGCCGCTGCTCCAGCCCATCGCCCTGACCCGCTCCACCCGGGGGACGCTGCGCAAGCTGGCCAGGGAGCGGTCCCAGCGCGAGCGCGAGGCGGTCCTCGACGCGTCCCGCAAGGACAAGCTGGCCCGCGCGGCGGAGGCGGACGCCGACGCGGCGGCGGAGGCGCTGGAGACCGCCCAGGGCGGCGCGAAGGGGCCCGACCGCAAGGCCGTACGCGCGGAGAAGCAGGCCGAGAAGCAGGCGATAGACGTAGCGCTCGACCAGGCCCGCGAGGAGGATCTGCTCACCCAGATCCGCCACCAGGTGCTGCTGATCCGGCCGCAGGCGCCCGTCGAACCCGCCCAGCTGGAGCGGATCAGGCCGCGCACGCTGATCAGCTTCATCGCCGGAGCCATCGGCGCGTACTTCCTGCTCTCGCAGCTCACCCACGTCGACTTCAACACGATCATCGGCGAGGCCGAGTGGGGCTGGGTCGCCGTGGCCGTGGCGTGCTCGGCGCTGAGCTACTTCGCGGCGGCCATGAGCCTGCTCGGCTTCGTGCCGGAGCGTGTGCCGTTCCTGCGGGCCGTGCAGGCGCAGGTCGCCGGGTCCTTCGTGAAGATCGTGGCGCCCGCGGCGGTGGGCGGCGTCGCGCTCAACACGCGCTTCCTGCAGCGCTCCGGGGTGCGCTCCGGACTCGCGGTGGCGAGCGTCGGCGCCTCGCAGCTGTTCGGGCTCGGTTCCCACATCATGCTGCTGATGATCTTCGGCTATGTGACCGGTACGGAGAAGACGCCTTCCCTGTCGCCGTCCCGGACCGTCATCGCGGGTCTCCTGTCGGTCGCGGTGCTCGTCCTCGTGGTGACCGCGATCCCCTTCCTACGGAAGTTCGTCGTCACGCGCGTGCGCTCGCTCTTCGCGGGCGTCGTGCCGCGCATGCTCGACGTACTGCAACGCCCGCAGAAGCTGCTCACCGGCATCGGCGGCATGCTGCTCCTGACGCTGATGTTCGTGCTCTGTCTCGACGCTTCGGTACGTGCCTTCAGCACCACGGAGATGACGCCCCTGACCCTGGCCAGCGTCGCCGTGGTCTTCCTCGCCGGCAACGCGCTCGGCTCCGCGGCGCCCACGCCCGGCGGTATCGGGGCCGTCGAGGCGACGCTCACCCTCGGTCTTGTCGCGGTGGGCGTGCCCAAGGACGTGGCGGCTCCGGCGGTGCTTCTGTTCCGACTCCTCACGCTGTGGCTGCCGGTGCTCCCGGGGTGGCTGTTCTTCAACCACCTGACCAGGAAGGGCCTTCTTTAG